A portion of the Mycobacterium paraseoulense genome contains these proteins:
- a CDS encoding DUF167 domain-containing protein: MTDSVVVRVKPGSRKGPFVEAGPDGALTIYVREPAIDGKANDAVARVLAAHLRLPRSRVELISGTTSRLKRFRVSR, encoded by the coding sequence ATGACCGACTCCGTCGTCGTCAGGGTCAAGCCCGGCAGCCGAAAGGGACCCTTTGTCGAGGCCGGCCCCGACGGTGCGCTGACAATCTATGTCCGGGAGCCTGCGATTGACGGCAAGGCTAATGACGCCGTCGCCCGGGTGCTGGCAGCTCACCTTCGATTGCCAAGAAGCCGGGTCGAATTGATATCCGGAACGACCTCGCGCCTCAAACGTTTCCGCGTGAGCCGCTGA
- a CDS encoding PPOX class F420-dependent oxidoreductase — translation MNRLSTPARIYLVAVTASVGAVTAGIGIWCIGDPNSFARAVGFDAHRHFLHDVGAFQLGLGVTLLLAVIWADALATALAGFIVANTVHTVNHFVDLDVGGSVGQAWALGVVSVALALAFVLRLRQLGYVLGSVGTAANSALAPFVRQKTIALTTFRKDGTPGSSPVSIVVDGDHAYFRSFERAVKVRRIRRNPGVEFGPATASGKPTGAALPGRARLLEGPECQRAARLLRQKYPFLHGVLVPTAHRLMRSKYGGTIHAELTPLAESQR, via the coding sequence ATGAATCGCTTGAGCACGCCGGCGCGGATCTACCTGGTCGCGGTGACAGCGTCAGTGGGGGCGGTCACCGCCGGGATTGGGATCTGGTGCATCGGCGACCCGAATTCCTTTGCCCGTGCCGTCGGATTCGACGCGCACCGGCACTTCTTACATGACGTGGGCGCGTTCCAGCTGGGCCTCGGCGTGACCCTGCTGCTTGCCGTGATCTGGGCGGACGCGCTGGCCACGGCGCTCGCCGGATTCATTGTGGCGAATACCGTACACACGGTGAACCACTTTGTGGACCTCGACGTGGGCGGTTCCGTCGGGCAAGCGTGGGCGCTCGGTGTCGTGTCCGTTGCCCTTGCCCTCGCGTTCGTCCTGCGACTCCGTCAACTCGGCTACGTGCTGGGTTCCGTTGGAACAGCAGCTAATTCAGCATTGGCGCCATTCGTGCGCCAGAAGACCATCGCGCTCACCACCTTTCGCAAGGACGGCACTCCGGGCTCCAGTCCGGTCAGCATTGTGGTGGACGGCGACCACGCCTACTTCCGAAGTTTCGAGCGGGCCGTCAAAGTGCGACGAATCCGGCGTAATCCGGGCGTCGAATTTGGCCCGGCAACGGCATCCGGCAAGCCGACGGGGGCCGCGCTACCCGGCCGCGCGCGTCTGCTTGAGGGGCCCGAATGTCAGAGGGCAGCACGTCTGCTGCGGCAGAAATATCCTTTCCTGCATGGCGTGCTGGTGCCGACCGCGCACCGGCTCATGCGGTCCAAGTATGGCGGCACGATCCACGCGGAGTTGACTCCGTTGGCTGAATCTCAGCGATAG
- a CDS encoding TetR-like C-terminal domain-containing protein, which translates to MAIEDRRERERAARRRLIVATARKLAEAEGWEAVTTRRLSTEIEYSQPVLYKHFSGMEHIADAVAVDGFGELGDTLRAARSGAGAANDVLTRIAGAYLDFARDNPAVYDAMFTRATNLRFAADDTPPQLEDAFAELRAAVGLVADEQDADTLTEVFWAALHGLVTLTRAGRLRPGYDSDRLQLLVNQFTGRREPAR; encoded by the coding sequence ATGGCTATCGAGGACCGTCGTGAACGCGAGCGGGCCGCCCGGCGGCGGCTGATCGTGGCAACTGCCCGCAAGTTGGCCGAGGCCGAAGGGTGGGAGGCGGTGACCACCCGTCGACTGTCCACCGAGATCGAGTACAGCCAGCCGGTGCTGTACAAGCACTTCAGCGGCATGGAACACATCGCTGACGCCGTCGCCGTCGACGGGTTCGGTGAGCTTGGCGATACGCTTCGTGCCGCCCGCTCCGGCGCCGGCGCGGCCAACGACGTCCTGACCCGGATTGCAGGCGCGTATCTCGACTTCGCCCGCGACAACCCGGCGGTTTACGACGCGATGTTCACCCGCGCGACCAACTTGCGCTTTGCCGCCGACGACACACCGCCGCAGCTGGAGGACGCCTTCGCCGAGCTGCGCGCGGCGGTCGGACTCGTCGCCGACGAACAGGACGCAGACACTCTCACCGAAGTGTTCTGGGCCGCACTCCACGGACTGGTCACCCTGACCCGTGCCGGCCGACTACGCCCTGGCTACGACTCGGACCGTCTTCAGCTGCTCGTCAACCAGTTCACCGGCAGACGGGAGCCGGCGCGCTAG
- a CDS encoding DUF1772 domain-containing protein gives MNLDVITRAAALIAVLGTGVVYGTDVFCAIVLRPALALIDDSALVAVAGSVHRYGDRRMPVPGALGVVAAATSALLATVAAHRVQAIAAGAALILLLMWIVLYARVSAPINRQLTAAADAGQSLPNARALQANWDRIINVRATLQGLAVAALCVALMA, from the coding sequence ATGAATCTGGACGTCATCACACGGGCCGCCGCACTGATCGCGGTGCTGGGCACCGGGGTCGTCTACGGCACCGACGTGTTTTGCGCAATCGTGCTGCGACCGGCGTTGGCATTGATCGACGACAGTGCGTTGGTCGCGGTCGCGGGTAGCGTCCATCGGTACGGGGACCGGCGCATGCCGGTGCCCGGAGCGCTCGGGGTTGTCGCCGCCGCGACTAGCGCGCTGCTGGCCACGGTCGCCGCACACCGGGTACAGGCGATCGCCGCGGGCGCCGCGTTGATCCTGCTACTGATGTGGATTGTGCTCTATGCGCGGGTGAGCGCACCCATCAATCGGCAACTCACCGCGGCCGCCGACGCCGGCCAGTCGCTACCGAACGCGCGTGCGCTGCAAGCAAACTGGGACCGAATCATCAACGTCCGCGCGACACTGCAAGGTCTGGCAGTGGCGGCCTTGTGCGTGGCGCTGATGGCCTGA
- a CDS encoding DUF4267 domain-containing protein, with protein sequence MTTPAIVGYVLAGLLAAGIIFIGARFLVAPRVAAAGYGVLPDLDEPGAGAYLSVKGVRDIATGLFVIIMMVAGATHLVGWVMLAATVIPLVDAAIVLRNGGSKSVAWGVHGVTAAVMLVTTALLLAP encoded by the coding sequence ATGACCACCCCCGCCATCGTTGGCTACGTTCTCGCCGGACTCCTCGCCGCGGGCATCATCTTCATCGGCGCACGCTTTCTCGTCGCGCCGCGCGTCGCCGCCGCCGGCTACGGCGTGCTACCGGATCTGGACGAGCCGGGCGCGGGCGCCTATTTGAGCGTCAAGGGCGTGCGCGACATCGCGACCGGGCTGTTCGTCATCATCATGATGGTCGCAGGCGCGACCCATCTGGTCGGCTGGGTGATGTTGGCCGCCACCGTCATTCCGCTCGTCGACGCCGCCATCGTGCTACGCAACGGCGGCTCGAAGTCGGTCGCCTGGGGAGTCCATGGCGTGACCGCCGCCGTCATGCTCGTCACGACCGCGCTCCTGCTTGCCCCCTAG
- a CDS encoding methyltransferase: MASKVPPPQVARAVERARHHLSRLRQRSAPPAAVMMELILNAWVAQAITTAADLGVADALAGGPLSGEQLAERVGADADALRRLMRALIGIGIFRQHGDGRYALTPLAATLRTDAPVSMAGMARWVGSPQHREHWSHLTDAIRNGNPVVPALRGKPVFEYLADEAELGGIFNSAMTNVSEFAIAPLTAAYDFSAFGTIVDVGGGHGRLLAAILEAAPNSRGVLFDLPEVVADGPELFRKYGVADRVRIEEGSFFDSAPEGGDAYVLKNVIHDWPEDDAVRILKNIRVAARAGARLLLCEFVIPGHDRDFHGKWVDLEMLVVAGARERTADEYGRLLDDAGFRLNRVIDTVSPLSIVEATAV; the protein is encoded by the coding sequence TTGGCATCAAAGGTTCCACCGCCCCAGGTCGCGCGAGCCGTCGAACGGGCCCGCCACCACCTGTCGCGGCTGCGCCAGCGCTCCGCTCCGCCTGCGGCGGTGATGATGGAATTGATTCTGAACGCGTGGGTGGCTCAGGCGATCACGACCGCGGCGGACCTTGGCGTGGCGGACGCCCTGGCAGGTGGCCCTCTGTCCGGCGAGCAACTGGCAGAGAGGGTCGGCGCGGACGCCGACGCACTGAGGCGACTCATGCGCGCGTTGATCGGCATCGGAATTTTCCGCCAACACGGCGACGGGCGCTACGCGCTGACCCCGCTCGCGGCAACCCTGCGCACCGACGCACCCGTGTCAATGGCCGGGATGGCGCGGTGGGTCGGGTCGCCTCAGCATCGCGAGCACTGGAGCCACCTCACCGACGCGATCCGGAACGGGAATCCGGTGGTCCCAGCACTCCGCGGCAAACCGGTATTCGAATACCTGGCCGACGAAGCGGAACTGGGTGGGATTTTCAACTCCGCCATGACCAATGTGTCCGAGTTTGCGATCGCGCCTTTGACCGCGGCCTACGACTTCAGTGCATTCGGCACGATCGTCGATGTCGGGGGCGGACACGGTCGGCTGCTGGCGGCGATTCTGGAGGCGGCCCCGAATTCCCGCGGCGTGCTGTTCGATCTTCCGGAGGTCGTCGCGGACGGCCCAGAGCTGTTTCGCAAGTACGGTGTGGCCGACCGCGTCCGGATCGAAGAGGGGTCGTTCTTCGATTCCGCTCCGGAGGGCGGCGACGCATATGTGCTCAAGAACGTCATTCACGACTGGCCCGAGGATGACGCGGTGCGCATCCTGAAGAACATTCGCGTCGCGGCCCGCGCCGGCGCGCGACTGTTGCTCTGCGAGTTCGTCATTCCCGGCCACGATCGCGACTTCCACGGCAAGTGGGTGGACCTCGAAATGCTGGTCGTCGCCGGCGCGCGCGAACGCACCGCGGACGAGTACGGCCGGCTGCTCGACGACGCCGGCT